The Caldibacillus debilis DSM 16016 genomic interval ACCGGATATAGCCGGCCGTCAACGAGCACGTAGGAACGGCCCGTGGCATTCCGCACGATCCGGTCGCCCATGCCCACCTCTTCCGCCAGTTTTATCGCCGCGGGTTTTCGCGCCAAAATGGAGTCCGGCCCCTTTTCAATGACAAACCCGTCCCCGGTGACCAGGGTTTGCAGCTTGCCTCCCAGCCGGTGGCTGGATTCGAACAGGAGGCATTCGAAAGGCAAATTTTTCTCCCGGATTTCCTTTTGCAGATAATAAGCCGCGGTGAGCCCCGCAATTCCTCCTCCGATGACAGCAACCCTCTTTTTTATTCCATCCATACTGTTATCGCCTTCTTCATTTTTTGCTTGCCAGGATAATATGTTCGGCTTTTTGCGGCCGCCAACGCCCACGCTCCGGCCCCTTAGACGGTTTCCAGTTTTTTCAGCAAAACATCGGCGAGGGCTTCTATAAACAAATCGTTGTCATTGGGCATTTCCGGACGGTAATAGGCGGCCCCGATTTCCTCGGTTACAGCCTTGCATTCCACGTCGTTGTCGTACAAAACTTCCAAATGGTCCGCGACAAAGCCCACCGGCAGGTACATGTACGCCTTGTAACCTTTCTTTTGATGCAGCTCCCTCGTCAAGTCCTGCACATCGGGGCCGAGCCACGGTTCCGGCGTTTGTCCCGCGCTTTGCCAGCCGACGGCGTATTCCTTAATCCCCGCCGCTTCCGCGATCAGCTTCGCCGTTTCCTTCAATTGTTCGGGATAGGGGTCGCCCTGCTGCAGGATTTTTTCCGGCAGGCTGTGGGCGGAAAAAATGGCGGCATAGGATTGGCGTTCTTCCTCGCTCATTTTCTCCACCGTTTTTTTGACTTGCTCCGCCCAGTAACGGATGAATTTCGGTTCCTTATACCATTCGTCGATGGTATGGACCTTCATTCCCCCCAGGTTCTGGCAGGCCTTTTGCACCCGTTCGTTGTAGCTTTTGATGCTGTAGGTGGAATAATGGGGGGCCAAAACGATGCTGACGCCTTCGTCGTATCCCTTTTCCTTCATCTCCTTGACGGCGTCTTCGATGAAAGGATGGATGTGCTTCAAACCGATAAACAGTTCGAAGGCATAACGGTCCTGGACCTCATTGATCCTTTTGGCCAGCTTTTCCGCCTGGCGTTTCGTAATCTCGGAAAGCGGCGAAATTCCGCCAATCGCCCGGTAACGGTTTTTCAAATCCCGGATCTGCTCGTCGCTCGGCCTTCTTCCGTGGCGGATATGGGTGTAATACGGTTCGATGTCTTCCTCCCTATAAGGTGTGCCATAGGCCATGACCAAGAGCGCCATTTTTTTCCGTCCCACGATGATCACCTCATCTATTCCTGGAATATTCATGAACAAACGCTGTCAAGCGTTTTAACGTTTCCGGTTTGACCTCCGGGAAAACCCCGTGGCCCAGATTAAAAATGTAACCTTCCTGTTCCATTCCCGCATCCAGCACCTGTTTCGCCTTTTCTTCGATCGTCTCCCAGGGGGCCAACAATACGGCGGGGTCGAGATTCCCCTGCAGCGCTTTCCGGATGCCCAATTTCCGGGCCTCCCGGATCGGCGTCCGCCAATCGAGCCCGATGCAGTCGACGGGCAGATCGTTCCATTCCGGAAGCAAATGTCCGCTTGATACGCCGAACAGGATGAGGGGAACGTTTTCCTCCTTCAAGGCGGAAAAGATCGCCAGCATATGGGGTTTGATATAGCGCCGGTAATCTTCCCGGTTCAGAGATCCGACCCAGGAGTCGAAAATTTGCACCGCATGGACTCCCGCGCGGATCTGCGCCTTCACGTAAGCGACGGTCATCCGGGAAAGTTTTTCCATCAGCAATGACCAAGTTTCCGGCTCGGAATACATCAAGGTTTTCGTCTTCAAGTAATTTTTCGAAGGCCCGCCTTCGATCATGTAGCTGGCGAGGGTAAAAGGAGCGCCGGCAAAACCGATCAGGGGAACGTTCAGCATCTCTCCGGTTAATATCCGTATCGTCTCAAGGACGAAGGGGACGTCCTCTTCCGGATCGATCTCCCCCAGCTTATGGATGTCCTCCGCGGAACGGACCGGAGGATCGATGACCGGGCCGAATCCGCCCTTGATTTCCACCTCTACGCCGATCGCCTGAAGCGGCGTCATAATGTCGTTGTAAAGGATGGCGGCATCCACCCCGTACTGCTCCACCGGCAGGCTGGTCACATAGGCGCAAAGTTCGGGGTTGCGGGTGATTTCAAAGAGGGAATATTTTTCTTTCAGTTTCCGGTACTCCGGCTGGGATCTGCCCGCCTGCCTCATGTACCAGACGGGCACATGGCCCGTCCTTTTCCCCGCCAGGGCATCGAGAAACGCGCGATTCAACGGTTTCGCCATGCAATAAGTCCACCTTTCCACCGATGCTTGGCAACGATTTCTACCGTAACAATCTGAAAATTGGTCCGAAGGGATCCGCAGATATCCCGCTGTTCATAAGTAAAAATATACTATAAAATATTAGAAAATGGACGAAATGAAAGAAATTGTCATAAAGTTGCCATTTTATCTCCTTTATCATAAAAAAATCATTTCAAAAAAAGAAACGATCCAAGGGCCGCGCTCCTAATTTATCATTTCCTTTTTCCCTTTTCAAACCTCATACTCGGACAAGTTTTTCTCACTGCGGCGGCCATGAAACATTCCTTTCCCCTTTTCAAAAGTCATACCCCAGGGAGGATCAAAGAATGAAAATCCATTGGACAACGGGCACTTACGATTATTTAAAAAAATTGGCGGACCGGCACAGGGAAGAAAAAACGGTTTTGATGGAAAGCGCGGAAAACGCCCTGCTGCTCCACGAAACGGAAGGAAAGTCCTTCTTCCAATATCCCCGGTCCTACGAAGTGGTCGCTTCCTTCAACCCTTTTCCCGATGAAGGGGTTGTCGTCATGCACCATATTTACGTCCAGGAAGAATCCAAACCCGTCCTCGAATACGAATCGCAGCGGCTGACGGCCGAAATGGAAGGAGCGCAAGGCTTGAAAGCCGTCCGTTTTCTGAAGCCGGTAAAAAATGAACCGTATCTTTTCCTCTCCTGCTGGGACCGGGAATCTTCCTGCGAACGGTGGGAACAATCGAAAACCTTCTCCGCTTGGCGGGAAAAGGTGAAGGGAATGGAAAAAACGGGCCATTTTTTCCCGAAATCGGATTACAAGGCGGTCTACTACATCGTCAAGGAAGAGGAACGGGTCCGGGAATAAAGCCCCGGAGACACATTCGGAGGCGCATCCGGAAAGGGGCCGCGGCTTTTGCCGGACCCTCGGCTTTTCGGGGCATGGGAAAGCCCGCTTTATGCGGGCTTCTGCACGTTTTGACCGGCGGCGGATACCGGTTCGTCCCATTTCGAAACGGACCGGTTCAACGGGAAATTGACTCCGGAGAAAATCGAACTTGTTATCCGATACTTTTCGGATCGGACCGGTTCAACGGGAAATCCCCGGAGAGCTTGTCCGCTGCCGGAACGAATCCGGTCCGGCATGCCCCGCTGCAGCTTCCCCTCCGGCGCTCCGAAGTTTCCCCGACTTCAACGTTTCCCCCAATCCCGATCCTTCCGTTTTGCCAATCTCCCCCGGCAATAAAAACGGAGAAACCACAACACAAAAAGGGCGC includes:
- the hemH gene encoding ferrochelatase translates to MGRKKMALLVMAYGTPYREEDIEPYYTHIRHGRRPSDEQIRDLKNRYRAIGGISPLSEITKRQAEKLAKRINEVQDRYAFELFIGLKHIHPFIEDAVKEMKEKGYDEGVSIVLAPHYSTYSIKSYNERVQKACQNLGGMKVHTIDEWYKEPKFIRYWAEQVKKTVEKMSEEERQSYAAIFSAHSLPEKILQQGDPYPEQLKETAKLIAEAAGIKEYAVGWQSAGQTPEPWLGPDVQDLTRELHQKKGYKAYMYLPVGFVADHLEVLYDNDVECKAVTEEIGAAYYRPEMPNDNDLFIEALADVLLKKLETV
- the hemE gene encoding uroporphyrinogen decarboxylase; protein product: MAKPLNRAFLDALAGKRTGHVPVWYMRQAGRSQPEYRKLKEKYSLFEITRNPELCAYVTSLPVEQYGVDAAILYNDIMTPLQAIGVEVEIKGGFGPVIDPPVRSAEDIHKLGEIDPEEDVPFVLETIRILTGEMLNVPLIGFAGAPFTLASYMIEGGPSKNYLKTKTLMYSEPETWSLLMEKLSRMTVAYVKAQIRAGVHAVQIFDSWVGSLNREDYRRYIKPHMLAIFSALKEENVPLILFGVSSGHLLPEWNDLPVDCIGLDWRTPIREARKLGIRKALQGNLDPAVLLAPWETIEEKAKQVLDAGMEQEGYIFNLGHGVFPEVKPETLKRLTAFVHEYSRNR
- a CDS encoding antibiotic biosynthesis monooxygenase — encoded protein: MKIHWTTGTYDYLKKLADRHREEKTVLMESAENALLLHETEGKSFFQYPRSYEVVASFNPFPDEGVVVMHHIYVQEESKPVLEYESQRLTAEMEGAQGLKAVRFLKPVKNEPYLFLSCWDRESSCERWEQSKTFSAWREKVKGMEKTGHFFPKSDYKAVYYIVKEEERVRE